In the Novosphingobium sp. 9 genome, one interval contains:
- a CDS encoding ester cyclase, which produces MTQPTPKDIVRRFNTDVIQKADRAAFEAIMAPDYVNRTAPPGSPNDLESIWQTFMGLHSAFSDLTVHIHDMFAEGNVVTTRKTITGTHTGKLMDIEPKGGALSVDIIDIVRVADGRYAEHWGVTTLPQALAALREGAAA; this is translated from the coding sequence ATGACCCAGCCTACACCCAAGGACATCGTCCGTCGCTTCAACACCGATGTCATCCAGAAGGCCGACCGCGCCGCGTTCGAGGCGATCATGGCGCCCGATTACGTCAACCGCACCGCGCCGCCGGGCTCGCCGAACGATCTGGAAAGCATCTGGCAGACCTTCATGGGCCTGCATTCGGCGTTCAGCGACCTGACCGTGCACATCCATGACATGTTCGCCGAAGGAAACGTGGTCACGACCCGCAAGACGATCACCGGCACCCACACCGGCAAGCTGATGGATATCGAGCCCAAGGGCGGCGCGCTCTCGGTCGACATCATCGATATCGTGCGCGTGGCCGATGGTCGCTATGCCGAGCATTGGGGCGTCACCACGCTGCCGCAGGCGCTCGCGGCACTGCGCGAAGGCGCGGCGGCCTAA
- the guaA gene encoding glutamine-hydrolyzing GMP synthase: MTIQSADQTSIPATGQSTDSILIVDFGSQVTQLIARRVREAGVYSEIAPFTTAAEAFARMNPIGVILSGSPASVLDENGPRIPDVILESGLPMLGICYGQQSLMHQLGGQVTGGEGGEFGRAFIEIADDCALFDGLWKVGETHQVWMSHGDKVTALAPGFRPVASSPGAPFAVIANDEKRIYAMQFHPEVVHTPDGGKLLKNFVRHVCGMAGDWTMAEFRKTKIEEIRAQVGDGKVICGLSGGVDSAVAAVLIHEAIGDQLTCVFVDHGLMRTGEAEQVVSLFRGHYNIPLVHVDASTLFLKGLEGETDPEKKRKFIGKTFIDVFEDEARKIGGADFLAQGTLYPDVIESVSFTGGPSVTIKSHHNVGGLPERMNMKLVEPLRELFKDEVRELGRELGLPDVFVGRHPFPGPGLAIRIPGEVSRDKADILRKADAIYLEEIRNAGLYDAIWQAFAVLLPVKTVGVMGDGRTYDSVCALRAVTSTDGMTADIYPFDAGFLSRVATRIINEVKGINRVVYDYTSKPPGTIEWE; encoded by the coding sequence ATGACTATCCAGAGCGCAGACCAGACGTCGATTCCGGCCACGGGCCAGAGCACCGATTCGATCCTGATCGTCGATTTCGGCAGCCAGGTGACGCAGCTGATCGCACGCCGCGTGCGTGAGGCGGGCGTCTATTCGGAAATCGCCCCCTTCACCACCGCTGCCGAGGCCTTTGCGCGGATGAACCCGATCGGCGTGATCCTTTCGGGATCGCCTGCCTCGGTGCTCGACGAGAACGGTCCGCGCATTCCGGACGTGATCCTCGAAAGCGGACTGCCGATGCTCGGCATCTGTTATGGCCAGCAGTCGCTGATGCACCAGCTGGGCGGGCAGGTCACGGGCGGCGAGGGCGGCGAGTTCGGTCGCGCCTTCATCGAGATCGCCGACGACTGTGCGCTGTTCGACGGCCTGTGGAAGGTCGGCGAGACGCACCAGGTGTGGATGAGCCACGGCGACAAGGTGACGGCGCTGGCCCCCGGCTTCCGCCCGGTTGCCTCCAGCCCCGGTGCGCCCTTCGCGGTGATCGCCAACGACGAGAAGCGCATCTACGCGATGCAGTTCCACCCCGAGGTCGTCCACACGCCCGACGGCGGTAAGCTGCTCAAGAACTTCGTGCGCCACGTCTGCGGCATGGCCGGTGACTGGACCATGGCGGAGTTCCGCAAGACCAAGATCGAGGAAATCCGCGCCCAGGTAGGTGACGGCAAGGTGATCTGCGGTCTTTCGGGCGGCGTCGATTCGGCGGTAGCGGCGGTGCTGATCCACGAAGCCATCGGCGATCAGCTGACCTGCGTCTTCGTCGATCACGGCCTGATGCGCACCGGTGAGGCCGAGCAGGTCGTCAGCCTGTTTCGCGGCCACTACAATATCCCGCTGGTCCACGTCGATGCCTCGACGCTGTTCCTCAAGGGGCTTGAGGGTGAGACCGACCCCGAGAAGAAGCGCAAGTTCATCGGCAAGACCTTCATCGACGTGTTCGAGGACGAGGCCCGCAAGATCGGCGGCGCCGACTTCCTCGCACAGGGCACGCTGTACCCCGACGTGATCGAATCGGTCAGCTTCACCGGTGGCCCGTCGGTGACGATCAAGAGCCACCACAACGTCGGCGGCCTGCCCGAGCGCATGAACATGAAGCTGGTCGAGCCGCTGCGCGAGCTGTTCAAGGACGAAGTGCGCGAACTGGGCCGCGAGCTGGGTCTGCCCGATGTGTTCGTCGGCCGCCACCCGTTCCCGGGGCCAGGCCTCGCGATCCGCATCCCCGGCGAAGTCAGCCGCGACAAGGCGGATATCCTGCGCAAGGCCGATGCGATCTACCTCGAAGAGATCCGCAACGCCGGTCTCTACGATGCGATCTGGCAGGCCTTCGCGGTGCTGCTGCCGGTCAAGACCGTGGGCGTGATGGGCGATGGCCGCACTTACGACAGCGTGTGCGCACTACGCGCCGTCACCTCGACCGACGGCATGACGGCGGACATCTATCCCTTCGATGCGGGCTTCCTCAGCCGCGTCGCGACCCGCATCATCAACGAGGTCAAGGGCATCAACCGCGTGGTCTACGACTACACCAGCAAGCCGCCGGGCACGATCGAGTGGGAATGA
- a CDS encoding MarR family winged helix-turn-helix transcriptional regulator: MNRQQGGREGRGGDGDRAEALADDLRRVVGTLVRAVRAMPGGEKTAQSDTLGLLEREGAMNVAAMAERRGVRHQTMRLVVAQMEAAGWVEGMPDPADGRSRLYALSAAGQAEVERARAIRIARIGGRIREALSEAEQAQLHAAIPLLERIAAGSAGS, translated from the coding sequence ATGAACAGGCAGCAGGGCGGCAGGGAAGGCCGGGGCGGGGATGGCGACAGGGCAGAGGCGCTCGCGGACGATCTGCGCCGTGTCGTCGGTACGCTGGTGCGCGCGGTCCGGGCGATGCCGGGGGGTGAGAAGACCGCCCAGTCCGACACGCTCGGCCTGCTGGAGCGCGAGGGTGCGATGAACGTTGCCGCCATGGCCGAGCGGCGCGGCGTGCGCCACCAGACGATGCGGCTGGTCGTCGCGCAGATGGAGGCGGCGGGCTGGGTCGAGGGCATGCCCGATCCGGCGGACGGGCGCAGCCGGCTCTATGCGCTGTCGGCGGCGGGTCAGGCTGAAGTCGAGCGCGCACGGGCGATCCGCATCGCGCGCATCGGTGGCCGGATTCGCGAGGCGCTCAGCGAGGCGGAACAGGCGCAGCTCCACGCCGCGATACCCCTGCTGGAGCGTATCGCGGCGGGAAGTGCCGGAAGTTAG